The following proteins are co-located in the Eleginops maclovinus isolate JMC-PN-2008 ecotype Puerto Natales chromosome 1, JC_Emac_rtc_rv5, whole genome shotgun sequence genome:
- the LOC134864186 gene encoding rap1 GTPase-activating protein 1-like isoform X7 yields MPQRKRSFTFGAYGGVDKTFSKARSLWKQDGSDPRISATLEPQLFQPTLPYTSSPFHKTPDLFEMIEKMQGNRMDEQRCTFPPPLKTEEDYIPYPSVHEVLGRKSPFPLILLPQFGGYWIEGTNHEMSDPETEPPPPLSPNTRTKLECNTTAMIYRKHFLGKEHFNYYSVDSALGHLVFSVKYDVIGDQEHLRLMLRSKLKTYHDVIPISCLTEFPNVVQMAKLVCEDVNVDRFFPVLYPKASRLIVTFDEHVISNNFKFGVIYQKFGQTTEEDVFSNSEESPAFVEFLEFLGEKIELHNFKGFRGGLDVTHGQTGTESIYCNYRNKEVMFHVSTKLPYTDGDTQQLQRKRHIGNDIVAILFQDENTPFVPDMIASNFLHGYIVVQVVNPCSNNVLYKVSVTARDDVPFFGPALPNPAVFKKGPEFHEFLFTKLINAEYACYKAEKFAKLEERTRSALLETLYEEIHVNSQAMMGVGGDDDKLENGSAGGGGFFESFKRVIRSRSQSMDAMGLTFKKPHTFSTSFSSSFNHEPAESPKFPGISLIIPGKSPTRKKSGPFSSRRSSAIGIENIQEAHEKKEISLNTQKTPDSGHVSQDPKSDNSSNQSSPEALTNPKNSSLLGGRAPSIPEGHDLSRSSSNASSFASVVEENETEATEDYDTGMESLSSAGTPHKRDSLNYSTWLEDSASSTSTTSRGNSPGETGPSKPDRGKGTDVRIKLERPHDHQSSSNC; encoded by the exons ACCCcagatttatttgaaatgattgaaaAGATGCAG GGCAACAGGATGGATGAGCAGAGATGCACCTTTCCTCCCCCGCTCAAG ACTGAGGAGGACTACATTCCATACCCCAGTGTCCATGAG GTGTTAGGCAGAAAAAGCCCCTTTCCTCTCATCCTGCTGCCTCAGTTTGGGGGTTACTGGATTGAAGGGACTAACCATGAGATGAGCGACCCAGAGACAGAACCGCCGCCGCCTCTGTCCCCGAACACCCGCACCAAGCTGGAGTGTAACACAACAGCTATGATCTACCGGAAACACTTCCTTGGCAAG GAGCACTTTAATTACTATTCAGTGGACAGTGCCCTCGGACATCTGGTGTTCTCTGTAAAGTACGATGTGATTGGTGACCAGGAACATCTCCGTCTAATGCTCAG GAGCAAGTTGAAAACCTACCATGATGTGATTCCCATTTCCTGTCTCACAGAGTTTCCCAATGTGGTGCAAATGGCCAAG CTTGTCTGTGAAGACGTCAATGTGGACCGCTTTTTCCCTGTCCTTTATCCAAAA gCTTCAAGACTTATTGTCACCTTTGACGAACATGTGATAAGCAACAATTTCAAATTTGGGGTCATTTATCAAAAGTTTGGACAG ACGACAGAGGAAGATGTGTTTAGCAACAGTGAAGAGAGTCCTGCCTTTGTAGAATTCCTGGAGTTTCTAGGAGAGAAAATTGAGCTGCACAACTTTAAAGG TTTCCGTGGGGGGTTAGACGTGACTCACGGGCAGACAGGCACCGAATCCATCTACTGCAACTACCGCAACAAAGAGGTCATGTTCCATGTGTCCACAAAGCTGCCCTACACAGATGGGGACACCCAGCAG TTGCAGAGAAAGCGGCACATAGGGAACGACATTGTGGCCATATTATTCCAAGACGAAAACACTCCGTTTGTTCCTGATATGATAGCCTCCAACTTTCTGCACGGCTACATTGTGGTCCAAGTGGTCAACCCCTGCTCCAACAATGTTCTCTACAAG GTGTCAGTGACAGCGCGGGATGATGTGCCTTTCTTCGGCCCGGCTCTACCGAACCCTGCTGTTTTTAAGAAA GGCCCTGAATTCCATGAATTCCTTTTTACTAAACTCATCAACGCAGAGTATGCCTGTTACAAAGCTGAGAAATTTGCCAAATTAGAG GAGCGAACGAGGTCGGCCTTGTTAGAGACTCTTTACGAGGAGATCCATGTGAACAGCCAGGCCATGATGGGTGTCGGAGGAGACGACGACAAACTGGAAAACGGGAGTGCAGGAGGAGGGGGCTTCTTTGAGTCCTTTAAG CGGGTGATCCGCAGCAGAAGCCAGTCTATGGATGCCATGGGTCTTACTTTCAAGAAGCCGCACACATTCTCCACTAGCTTCAGCAGCAGCTTTAACCACGAGCCCGCAGAGAGCCCCAAATTCCCAGGGATA TCTTTGATAATACCGGGGAAAAGCCCGACCAGGAAAAAGTCCGGCCCCTTCAGCTCCAGGCGAAGTAGTGCCATCGGTATTGAAAACATTCAAGAGGCCcatgagaagaa AGAGATCTCCCTCAATACCCAGAAGACCCCTGATAGCGGTCACGTCTCTCAAGATCCCAAATCTGACAACTCGTCCAATCAGAGCTCCCCTGAGGCGCTCACAAACCCAAAGAACAG TTCTCTTCTCGGTGGCAGGGCCCCGTCCATCCCTGAGGGTCATGACCTCTCCCGCTCCTCCAGCAATGCTAGCAGCTTCGCCAGTGTGGTGGAGGAGAACGAGACAGAGGCCACAGAGGACTATGACACGGGCATG GAGAGTCTGTCGTCTGCCGGGACGCCACACAAGCGAGACTCCTTGAACTACAGCACCTGGCTGGAGGACAGCGccagcagcaccagcaccaccagCCGAGGCAACTccccaggtgagacag GTCCTAGTAAACCTGATCGAGGGAAGGGGACAGACGTCCGCATCAAACTGGAAAGACCACACGATCATCAATCCTCATCA AACTGTTAG
- the LOC134864186 gene encoding rap1 GTPase-activating protein 1-like isoform X3: MPQRKRSFTFGAYGGVDKTFSKARSLWKQDGSDPRISATLEPQLFQPTLPYTSSPFHKTPDLFEMIEKMQGNRMDEQRCTFPPPLKTEEDYIPYPSVHEVLGRKSPFPLILLPQFGGYWIEGTNHEMSDPETEPPPPLSPNTRTKLECNTTAMIYRKHFLGKEHFNYYSVDSALGHLVFSVKYDVIGDQEHLRLMLRSKLKTYHDVIPISCLTEFPNVVQMAKLVCEDVNVDRFFPVLYPKASRLIVTFDEHVISNNFKFGVIYQKFGQTTEEDVFSNSEESPAFVEFLEFLGEKIELHNFKGFRGGLDVTHGQTGTESIYCNYRNKEVMFHVSTKLPYTDGDTQQLQRKRHIGNDIVAILFQDENTPFVPDMIASNFLHGYIVVQVVNPCSNNVLYKVSVTARDDVPFFGPALPNPAVFKKGPEFHEFLFTKLINAEYACYKAEKFAKLEERTRSALLETLYEEIHVNSQAMMGVGGDDDKLENGSAGGGGFFESFKRVIRSRSQSMDAMGLTFKKPHTFSTSFSSSFNHEPAESPKFPGISLLVPGKSPSKYGRRGSAIGIGTVEESLIIPGKSPTRKKSGPFSSRRSSAIGIENIQEAHEKKEISLNTQKTPDSGHVSQDPKSDNSSNQSSPEALTNPKNRAPSIPEGHDLSRSSSNASSFASVVEENETEATEDYDTGMESLSSAGTPHKRDSLNYSTWLEDSASSTSTTSRGNSPGETGPSKPDRGKGTDVRIKLERPHDHQSSSNC, from the exons ACCCcagatttatttgaaatgattgaaaAGATGCAG GGCAACAGGATGGATGAGCAGAGATGCACCTTTCCTCCCCCGCTCAAG ACTGAGGAGGACTACATTCCATACCCCAGTGTCCATGAG GTGTTAGGCAGAAAAAGCCCCTTTCCTCTCATCCTGCTGCCTCAGTTTGGGGGTTACTGGATTGAAGGGACTAACCATGAGATGAGCGACCCAGAGACAGAACCGCCGCCGCCTCTGTCCCCGAACACCCGCACCAAGCTGGAGTGTAACACAACAGCTATGATCTACCGGAAACACTTCCTTGGCAAG GAGCACTTTAATTACTATTCAGTGGACAGTGCCCTCGGACATCTGGTGTTCTCTGTAAAGTACGATGTGATTGGTGACCAGGAACATCTCCGTCTAATGCTCAG GAGCAAGTTGAAAACCTACCATGATGTGATTCCCATTTCCTGTCTCACAGAGTTTCCCAATGTGGTGCAAATGGCCAAG CTTGTCTGTGAAGACGTCAATGTGGACCGCTTTTTCCCTGTCCTTTATCCAAAA gCTTCAAGACTTATTGTCACCTTTGACGAACATGTGATAAGCAACAATTTCAAATTTGGGGTCATTTATCAAAAGTTTGGACAG ACGACAGAGGAAGATGTGTTTAGCAACAGTGAAGAGAGTCCTGCCTTTGTAGAATTCCTGGAGTTTCTAGGAGAGAAAATTGAGCTGCACAACTTTAAAGG TTTCCGTGGGGGGTTAGACGTGACTCACGGGCAGACAGGCACCGAATCCATCTACTGCAACTACCGCAACAAAGAGGTCATGTTCCATGTGTCCACAAAGCTGCCCTACACAGATGGGGACACCCAGCAG TTGCAGAGAAAGCGGCACATAGGGAACGACATTGTGGCCATATTATTCCAAGACGAAAACACTCCGTTTGTTCCTGATATGATAGCCTCCAACTTTCTGCACGGCTACATTGTGGTCCAAGTGGTCAACCCCTGCTCCAACAATGTTCTCTACAAG GTGTCAGTGACAGCGCGGGATGATGTGCCTTTCTTCGGCCCGGCTCTACCGAACCCTGCTGTTTTTAAGAAA GGCCCTGAATTCCATGAATTCCTTTTTACTAAACTCATCAACGCAGAGTATGCCTGTTACAAAGCTGAGAAATTTGCCAAATTAGAG GAGCGAACGAGGTCGGCCTTGTTAGAGACTCTTTACGAGGAGATCCATGTGAACAGCCAGGCCATGATGGGTGTCGGAGGAGACGACGACAAACTGGAAAACGGGAGTGCAGGAGGAGGGGGCTTCTTTGAGTCCTTTAAG CGGGTGATCCGCAGCAGAAGCCAGTCTATGGATGCCATGGGTCTTACTTTCAAGAAGCCGCACACATTCTCCACTAGCTTCAGCAGCAGCTTTAACCACGAGCCCGCAGAGAGCCCCAAATTCCCAGGGATA TCATTGCTTGTCCCAGGTAAAAGTCCCAGTAAATATGGACGTCGAGGCAGTGCCATAGGGATAGGAACAGTAGAAGAG TCTTTGATAATACCGGGGAAAAGCCCGACCAGGAAAAAGTCCGGCCCCTTCAGCTCCAGGCGAAGTAGTGCCATCGGTATTGAAAACATTCAAGAGGCCcatgagaagaa AGAGATCTCCCTCAATACCCAGAAGACCCCTGATAGCGGTCACGTCTCTCAAGATCCCAAATCTGACAACTCGTCCAATCAGAGCTCCCCTGAGGCGCTCACAAACCCAAAGAACAG GGCCCCGTCCATCCCTGAGGGTCATGACCTCTCCCGCTCCTCCAGCAATGCTAGCAGCTTCGCCAGTGTGGTGGAGGAGAACGAGACAGAGGCCACAGAGGACTATGACACGGGCATG GAGAGTCTGTCGTCTGCCGGGACGCCACACAAGCGAGACTCCTTGAACTACAGCACCTGGCTGGAGGACAGCGccagcagcaccagcaccaccagCCGAGGCAACTccccaggtgagacag GTCCTAGTAAACCTGATCGAGGGAAGGGGACAGACGTCCGCATCAAACTGGAAAGACCACACGATCATCAATCCTCATCA AACTGTTAG
- the LOC134864186 gene encoding rap1 GTPase-activating protein 1-like isoform X5 has translation MPQRKRSFTFGAYGGVDKTFSKARSLWKQDGSDPRISATLEPQLFQPTLPYTSSPFHKGNRMDEQRCTFPPPLKTEEDYIPYPSVHEVLGRKSPFPLILLPQFGGYWIEGTNHEMSDPETEPPPPLSPNTRTKLECNTTAMIYRKHFLGKEHFNYYSVDSALGHLVFSVKYDVIGDQEHLRLMLRSKLKTYHDVIPISCLTEFPNVVQMAKLVCEDVNVDRFFPVLYPKASRLIVTFDEHVISNNFKFGVIYQKFGQTTEEDVFSNSEESPAFVEFLEFLGEKIELHNFKGFRGGLDVTHGQTGTESIYCNYRNKEVMFHVSTKLPYTDGDTQQLQRKRHIGNDIVAILFQDENTPFVPDMIASNFLHGYIVVQVVNPCSNNVLYKVSVTARDDVPFFGPALPNPAVFKKGPEFHEFLFTKLINAEYACYKAEKFAKLEERTRSALLETLYEEIHVNSQAMMGVGGDDDKLENGSAGGGGFFESFKRVIRSRSQSMDAMGLTFKKPHTFSTSFSSSFNHEPAESPKFPGISLLVPGKSPSKYGRRGSAIGIGTVEESLIIPGKSPTRKKSGPFSSRRSSAIGIENIQEAHEKKEISLNTQKTPDSGHVSQDPKSDNSSNQSSPEALTNPKNSSLLGGRAPSIPEGHDLSRSSSNASSFASVVEENETEATEDYDTGMESLSSAGTPHKRDSLNYSTWLEDSASSTSTTSRGNSPGETGPSKPDRGKGTDVRIKLERPHDHQSSSNC, from the exons GGCAACAGGATGGATGAGCAGAGATGCACCTTTCCTCCCCCGCTCAAG ACTGAGGAGGACTACATTCCATACCCCAGTGTCCATGAG GTGTTAGGCAGAAAAAGCCCCTTTCCTCTCATCCTGCTGCCTCAGTTTGGGGGTTACTGGATTGAAGGGACTAACCATGAGATGAGCGACCCAGAGACAGAACCGCCGCCGCCTCTGTCCCCGAACACCCGCACCAAGCTGGAGTGTAACACAACAGCTATGATCTACCGGAAACACTTCCTTGGCAAG GAGCACTTTAATTACTATTCAGTGGACAGTGCCCTCGGACATCTGGTGTTCTCTGTAAAGTACGATGTGATTGGTGACCAGGAACATCTCCGTCTAATGCTCAG GAGCAAGTTGAAAACCTACCATGATGTGATTCCCATTTCCTGTCTCACAGAGTTTCCCAATGTGGTGCAAATGGCCAAG CTTGTCTGTGAAGACGTCAATGTGGACCGCTTTTTCCCTGTCCTTTATCCAAAA gCTTCAAGACTTATTGTCACCTTTGACGAACATGTGATAAGCAACAATTTCAAATTTGGGGTCATTTATCAAAAGTTTGGACAG ACGACAGAGGAAGATGTGTTTAGCAACAGTGAAGAGAGTCCTGCCTTTGTAGAATTCCTGGAGTTTCTAGGAGAGAAAATTGAGCTGCACAACTTTAAAGG TTTCCGTGGGGGGTTAGACGTGACTCACGGGCAGACAGGCACCGAATCCATCTACTGCAACTACCGCAACAAAGAGGTCATGTTCCATGTGTCCACAAAGCTGCCCTACACAGATGGGGACACCCAGCAG TTGCAGAGAAAGCGGCACATAGGGAACGACATTGTGGCCATATTATTCCAAGACGAAAACACTCCGTTTGTTCCTGATATGATAGCCTCCAACTTTCTGCACGGCTACATTGTGGTCCAAGTGGTCAACCCCTGCTCCAACAATGTTCTCTACAAG GTGTCAGTGACAGCGCGGGATGATGTGCCTTTCTTCGGCCCGGCTCTACCGAACCCTGCTGTTTTTAAGAAA GGCCCTGAATTCCATGAATTCCTTTTTACTAAACTCATCAACGCAGAGTATGCCTGTTACAAAGCTGAGAAATTTGCCAAATTAGAG GAGCGAACGAGGTCGGCCTTGTTAGAGACTCTTTACGAGGAGATCCATGTGAACAGCCAGGCCATGATGGGTGTCGGAGGAGACGACGACAAACTGGAAAACGGGAGTGCAGGAGGAGGGGGCTTCTTTGAGTCCTTTAAG CGGGTGATCCGCAGCAGAAGCCAGTCTATGGATGCCATGGGTCTTACTTTCAAGAAGCCGCACACATTCTCCACTAGCTTCAGCAGCAGCTTTAACCACGAGCCCGCAGAGAGCCCCAAATTCCCAGGGATA TCATTGCTTGTCCCAGGTAAAAGTCCCAGTAAATATGGACGTCGAGGCAGTGCCATAGGGATAGGAACAGTAGAAGAG TCTTTGATAATACCGGGGAAAAGCCCGACCAGGAAAAAGTCCGGCCCCTTCAGCTCCAGGCGAAGTAGTGCCATCGGTATTGAAAACATTCAAGAGGCCcatgagaagaa AGAGATCTCCCTCAATACCCAGAAGACCCCTGATAGCGGTCACGTCTCTCAAGATCCCAAATCTGACAACTCGTCCAATCAGAGCTCCCCTGAGGCGCTCACAAACCCAAAGAACAG TTCTCTTCTCGGTGGCAGGGCCCCGTCCATCCCTGAGGGTCATGACCTCTCCCGCTCCTCCAGCAATGCTAGCAGCTTCGCCAGTGTGGTGGAGGAGAACGAGACAGAGGCCACAGAGGACTATGACACGGGCATG GAGAGTCTGTCGTCTGCCGGGACGCCACACAAGCGAGACTCCTTGAACTACAGCACCTGGCTGGAGGACAGCGccagcagcaccagcaccaccagCCGAGGCAACTccccaggtgagacag GTCCTAGTAAACCTGATCGAGGGAAGGGGACAGACGTCCGCATCAAACTGGAAAGACCACACGATCATCAATCCTCATCA AACTGTTAG
- the LOC134864186 gene encoding rap1 GTPase-activating protein 1-like isoform X1 translates to MPQRKRSFTFGAYGGVDKTFSKARSLWKQDGSDPRISATLEPQLFQPTLPYTSSPFHKTPDLFEMIEKMQGNRMDEQRCTFPPPLKTEEDYIPYPSVHEVLGRKSPFPLILLPQFGGYWIEGTNHEMSDPETEPPPPLSPNTRTKLECNTTAMIYRKHFLGKEHFNYYSVDSALGHLVFSVKYDVIGDQEHLRLMLRSKLKTYHDVIPISCLTEFPNVVQMAKLVCEDVNVDRFFPVLYPKASRLIVTFDEHVISNNFKFGVIYQKFGQTTEEDVFSNSEESPAFVEFLEFLGEKIELHNFKGFRGGLDVTHGQTGTESIYCNYRNKEVMFHVSTKLPYTDGDTQQLQRKRHIGNDIVAILFQDENTPFVPDMIASNFLHGYIVVQVVNPCSNNVLYKVSVTARDDVPFFGPALPNPAVFKKGPEFHEFLFTKLINAEYACYKAEKFAKLEERTRSALLETLYEEIHVNSQAMMGVGGDDDKLENGSAGGGGFFESFKRVIRSRSQSMDAMGLTFKKPHTFSTSFSSSFNHEPAESPKFPGISLLVPGKSPSKYGRRGSAIGIGTVEESLIIPGKSPTRKKSGPFSSRRSSAIGIENIQEAHEKKEISLNTQKTPDSGHVSQDPKSDNSSNQSSPEALTNPKNSSLLGGRAPSIPEGHDLSRSSSNASSFASVVEENETEATEDYDTGMESLSSAGTPHKRDSLNYSTWLEDSASSTSTTSRGNSPGETGPSKPDRGKGTDVRIKLERPHDHQSSSNC, encoded by the exons ACCCcagatttatttgaaatgattgaaaAGATGCAG GGCAACAGGATGGATGAGCAGAGATGCACCTTTCCTCCCCCGCTCAAG ACTGAGGAGGACTACATTCCATACCCCAGTGTCCATGAG GTGTTAGGCAGAAAAAGCCCCTTTCCTCTCATCCTGCTGCCTCAGTTTGGGGGTTACTGGATTGAAGGGACTAACCATGAGATGAGCGACCCAGAGACAGAACCGCCGCCGCCTCTGTCCCCGAACACCCGCACCAAGCTGGAGTGTAACACAACAGCTATGATCTACCGGAAACACTTCCTTGGCAAG GAGCACTTTAATTACTATTCAGTGGACAGTGCCCTCGGACATCTGGTGTTCTCTGTAAAGTACGATGTGATTGGTGACCAGGAACATCTCCGTCTAATGCTCAG GAGCAAGTTGAAAACCTACCATGATGTGATTCCCATTTCCTGTCTCACAGAGTTTCCCAATGTGGTGCAAATGGCCAAG CTTGTCTGTGAAGACGTCAATGTGGACCGCTTTTTCCCTGTCCTTTATCCAAAA gCTTCAAGACTTATTGTCACCTTTGACGAACATGTGATAAGCAACAATTTCAAATTTGGGGTCATTTATCAAAAGTTTGGACAG ACGACAGAGGAAGATGTGTTTAGCAACAGTGAAGAGAGTCCTGCCTTTGTAGAATTCCTGGAGTTTCTAGGAGAGAAAATTGAGCTGCACAACTTTAAAGG TTTCCGTGGGGGGTTAGACGTGACTCACGGGCAGACAGGCACCGAATCCATCTACTGCAACTACCGCAACAAAGAGGTCATGTTCCATGTGTCCACAAAGCTGCCCTACACAGATGGGGACACCCAGCAG TTGCAGAGAAAGCGGCACATAGGGAACGACATTGTGGCCATATTATTCCAAGACGAAAACACTCCGTTTGTTCCTGATATGATAGCCTCCAACTTTCTGCACGGCTACATTGTGGTCCAAGTGGTCAACCCCTGCTCCAACAATGTTCTCTACAAG GTGTCAGTGACAGCGCGGGATGATGTGCCTTTCTTCGGCCCGGCTCTACCGAACCCTGCTGTTTTTAAGAAA GGCCCTGAATTCCATGAATTCCTTTTTACTAAACTCATCAACGCAGAGTATGCCTGTTACAAAGCTGAGAAATTTGCCAAATTAGAG GAGCGAACGAGGTCGGCCTTGTTAGAGACTCTTTACGAGGAGATCCATGTGAACAGCCAGGCCATGATGGGTGTCGGAGGAGACGACGACAAACTGGAAAACGGGAGTGCAGGAGGAGGGGGCTTCTTTGAGTCCTTTAAG CGGGTGATCCGCAGCAGAAGCCAGTCTATGGATGCCATGGGTCTTACTTTCAAGAAGCCGCACACATTCTCCACTAGCTTCAGCAGCAGCTTTAACCACGAGCCCGCAGAGAGCCCCAAATTCCCAGGGATA TCATTGCTTGTCCCAGGTAAAAGTCCCAGTAAATATGGACGTCGAGGCAGTGCCATAGGGATAGGAACAGTAGAAGAG TCTTTGATAATACCGGGGAAAAGCCCGACCAGGAAAAAGTCCGGCCCCTTCAGCTCCAGGCGAAGTAGTGCCATCGGTATTGAAAACATTCAAGAGGCCcatgagaagaa AGAGATCTCCCTCAATACCCAGAAGACCCCTGATAGCGGTCACGTCTCTCAAGATCCCAAATCTGACAACTCGTCCAATCAGAGCTCCCCTGAGGCGCTCACAAACCCAAAGAACAG TTCTCTTCTCGGTGGCAGGGCCCCGTCCATCCCTGAGGGTCATGACCTCTCCCGCTCCTCCAGCAATGCTAGCAGCTTCGCCAGTGTGGTGGAGGAGAACGAGACAGAGGCCACAGAGGACTATGACACGGGCATG GAGAGTCTGTCGTCTGCCGGGACGCCACACAAGCGAGACTCCTTGAACTACAGCACCTGGCTGGAGGACAGCGccagcagcaccagcaccaccagCCGAGGCAACTccccaggtgagacag GTCCTAGTAAACCTGATCGAGGGAAGGGGACAGACGTCCGCATCAAACTGGAAAGACCACACGATCATCAATCCTCATCA AACTGTTAG
- the LOC134864186 gene encoding rap1 GTPase-activating protein 1-like isoform X10, with protein MPQRKRSFTFGAYGGVDKTFSKARSLWKQDGSDPRISATLEPQLFQPTLPYTSSPFHKTPDLFEMIEKMQGNRMDEQRCTFPPPLKTEEDYIPYPSVHEVLGRKSPFPLILLPQFGGYWIEGTNHEMSDPETEPPPPLSPNTRTKLECNTTAMIYRKHFLGKEHFNYYSVDSALGHLVFSVKYDVIGDQEHLRLMLRSKLKTYHDVIPISCLTEFPNVVQMAKLVCEDVNVDRFFPVLYPKASRLIVTFDEHVISNNFKFGVIYQKFGQTTEEDVFSNSEESPAFVEFLEFLGEKIELHNFKGFRGGLDVTHGQTGTESIYCNYRNKEVMFHVSTKLPYTDGDTQQLQRKRHIGNDIVAILFQDENTPFVPDMIASNFLHGYIVVQVVNPCSNNVLYKVSVTARDDVPFFGPALPNPAVFKKGPEFHEFLFTKLINAEYACYKAEKFAKLEERTRSALLETLYEEIHVNSQAMMGVGGDDDKLENGSAGGGGFFESFKSLLVPGKSPSKYGRRGSAIGIGTVEESLIIPGKSPTRKKSGPFSSRRSSAIGIENIQEAHEKKEISLNTQKTPDSGHVSQDPKSDNSSNQSSPEALTNPKNSSLLGGRAPSIPEGHDLSRSSSNASSFASVVEENETEATEDYDTGMESLSSAGTPHKRDSLNYSTWLEDSASSTSTTSRGNSPGETGPSKPDRGKGTDVRIKLERPHDHQSSSNC; from the exons ACCCcagatttatttgaaatgattgaaaAGATGCAG GGCAACAGGATGGATGAGCAGAGATGCACCTTTCCTCCCCCGCTCAAG ACTGAGGAGGACTACATTCCATACCCCAGTGTCCATGAG GTGTTAGGCAGAAAAAGCCCCTTTCCTCTCATCCTGCTGCCTCAGTTTGGGGGTTACTGGATTGAAGGGACTAACCATGAGATGAGCGACCCAGAGACAGAACCGCCGCCGCCTCTGTCCCCGAACACCCGCACCAAGCTGGAGTGTAACACAACAGCTATGATCTACCGGAAACACTTCCTTGGCAAG GAGCACTTTAATTACTATTCAGTGGACAGTGCCCTCGGACATCTGGTGTTCTCTGTAAAGTACGATGTGATTGGTGACCAGGAACATCTCCGTCTAATGCTCAG GAGCAAGTTGAAAACCTACCATGATGTGATTCCCATTTCCTGTCTCACAGAGTTTCCCAATGTGGTGCAAATGGCCAAG CTTGTCTGTGAAGACGTCAATGTGGACCGCTTTTTCCCTGTCCTTTATCCAAAA gCTTCAAGACTTATTGTCACCTTTGACGAACATGTGATAAGCAACAATTTCAAATTTGGGGTCATTTATCAAAAGTTTGGACAG ACGACAGAGGAAGATGTGTTTAGCAACAGTGAAGAGAGTCCTGCCTTTGTAGAATTCCTGGAGTTTCTAGGAGAGAAAATTGAGCTGCACAACTTTAAAGG TTTCCGTGGGGGGTTAGACGTGACTCACGGGCAGACAGGCACCGAATCCATCTACTGCAACTACCGCAACAAAGAGGTCATGTTCCATGTGTCCACAAAGCTGCCCTACACAGATGGGGACACCCAGCAG TTGCAGAGAAAGCGGCACATAGGGAACGACATTGTGGCCATATTATTCCAAGACGAAAACACTCCGTTTGTTCCTGATATGATAGCCTCCAACTTTCTGCACGGCTACATTGTGGTCCAAGTGGTCAACCCCTGCTCCAACAATGTTCTCTACAAG GTGTCAGTGACAGCGCGGGATGATGTGCCTTTCTTCGGCCCGGCTCTACCGAACCCTGCTGTTTTTAAGAAA GGCCCTGAATTCCATGAATTCCTTTTTACTAAACTCATCAACGCAGAGTATGCCTGTTACAAAGCTGAGAAATTTGCCAAATTAGAG GAGCGAACGAGGTCGGCCTTGTTAGAGACTCTTTACGAGGAGATCCATGTGAACAGCCAGGCCATGATGGGTGTCGGAGGAGACGACGACAAACTGGAAAACGGGAGTGCAGGAGGAGGGGGCTTCTTTGAGTCCTTTAAG TCATTGCTTGTCCCAGGTAAAAGTCCCAGTAAATATGGACGTCGAGGCAGTGCCATAGGGATAGGAACAGTAGAAGAG TCTTTGATAATACCGGGGAAAAGCCCGACCAGGAAAAAGTCCGGCCCCTTCAGCTCCAGGCGAAGTAGTGCCATCGGTATTGAAAACATTCAAGAGGCCcatgagaagaa AGAGATCTCCCTCAATACCCAGAAGACCCCTGATAGCGGTCACGTCTCTCAAGATCCCAAATCTGACAACTCGTCCAATCAGAGCTCCCCTGAGGCGCTCACAAACCCAAAGAACAG TTCTCTTCTCGGTGGCAGGGCCCCGTCCATCCCTGAGGGTCATGACCTCTCCCGCTCCTCCAGCAATGCTAGCAGCTTCGCCAGTGTGGTGGAGGAGAACGAGACAGAGGCCACAGAGGACTATGACACGGGCATG GAGAGTCTGTCGTCTGCCGGGACGCCACACAAGCGAGACTCCTTGAACTACAGCACCTGGCTGGAGGACAGCGccagcagcaccagcaccaccagCCGAGGCAACTccccaggtgagacag GTCCTAGTAAACCTGATCGAGGGAAGGGGACAGACGTCCGCATCAAACTGGAAAGACCACACGATCATCAATCCTCATCA AACTGTTAG